The proteins below are encoded in one region of Bosea sp. BIWAKO-01:
- a CDS encoding FAD-binding oxidoreductase encodes MSALSLFPHAPDDVVAQLGAEPVALPRQADVVVIGGGIMGAASAYYLAGAGLSTTLIERDKVSSQQSGRNWGFVRTQYRDPFELPLAIEALSIWPELEQELGQAIGWRRTGCIFVAETDAELQSFAHWHEVTRDIAVDARMLSGPELAGLMPSLRGQAPGALHTPSDGQAEPALATTAFARAAMRRGVRVLDDCGALAIETSAGRVSGVLTEHGLIRCGTVVCAAGLQSHRLLAPLGLALPQQSVRSTVSLTAPLPPLSEACFCGFGIGLRQRADGSCIIAADSSSDIDLSLDSFRASRFFLPGLLRYRSGFAFRLGRPLLDDLHERLSVPKRERPVARRRPRIAANEARAAKTGESVRQLFTGADGIEIVKSWAGQIDVMPDALPVLDSPSEIAGLIVATGFSGHGFGLGPAVGRHVASLASGAGPAAILAPLRFDRFARGTYSRPHAPL; translated from the coding sequence ATGTCCGCGCTTAGCCTGTTCCCGCACGCGCCCGACGATGTCGTCGCCCAGCTCGGCGCCGAACCGGTCGCCCTGCCGCGCCAGGCCGATGTCGTCGTCATCGGCGGCGGCATCATGGGCGCGGCATCGGCCTATTATCTCGCCGGCGCCGGGCTCAGCACCACCCTGATCGAACGGGACAAGGTCTCGTCGCAGCAATCCGGTCGCAACTGGGGTTTCGTGCGGACGCAATATCGCGACCCGTTCGAATTGCCGCTGGCGATCGAGGCGCTCTCGATCTGGCCGGAGCTGGAACAGGAGCTCGGCCAGGCGATCGGCTGGCGCCGGACCGGCTGCATCTTCGTGGCGGAGACCGACGCGGAGCTGCAGAGCTTCGCGCATTGGCACGAGGTCACGCGCGACATCGCCGTCGATGCCCGGATGCTGTCTGGTCCAGAGCTCGCTGGCCTGATGCCGTCGCTGCGTGGCCAGGCGCCCGGCGCACTGCACACCCCCTCGGACGGACAGGCCGAGCCCGCGCTCGCGACGACGGCCTTCGCCCGGGCGGCGATGCGGCGCGGCGTCCGCGTGCTCGACGATTGCGGGGCGCTCGCGATCGAGACCTCCGCCGGCCGGGTCAGCGGCGTCCTGACCGAGCATGGCCTGATCCGCTGCGGCACCGTCGTCTGCGCCGCCGGCCTGCAAAGCCACCGCCTGCTCGCCCCGCTCGGCCTCGCCCTGCCGCAGCAAAGCGTGCGCAGCACGGTCTCGCTCACCGCCCCGCTGCCGCCGCTCAGCGAAGCCTGTTTCTGCGGCTTTGGCATTGGCTTGCGGCAGCGCGCCGATGGTTCCTGCATCATCGCAGCCGATTCCAGCTCCGATATCGATCTCTCCCTCGATTCCTTCCGCGCCTCGCGCTTCTTCCTGCCCGGGCTGCTGCGCTACCGCAGCGGTTTCGCCTTCAGGCTCGGGCGGCCGCTCCTCGACGATCTGCATGAGCGCCTCTCCGTGCCGAAGCGTGAGCGGCCGGTAGCGCGCCGGCGCCCGCGCATCGCCGCCAATGAGGCTCGCGCAGCCAAGACCGGCGAGAGCGTCAGGCAGCTTTTCACCGGTGCGGACGGCATCGAGATCGTGAAATCCTGGGCCGGCCAGATCGACGTGATGCCGGATGCGCTGCCGGTCCTCGACAGCCCCTCGGAGATCGCCGGGCTGATCGTCGCGACCGGCTTCTCCGGGCACGGCTTCGGTCTCGGCCCCGCTGTCGGGCGCCATGTCGCGAGCCTGGCCAGCGGTGCGGGACCAGCCGCCATCCTCGCGCCGCTGCGCTTCGACCGTTTCGCGCGCGGCACCTATTCGCGCCCGCACGCCCCCCTCTGA
- a CDS encoding aldehyde dehydrogenase — protein MTFETAAHYRAIAATLALPEGAFIDGALARPADGALLETVNPATGEALGTIAHCQPIDVDRAVAAARRSFRDGGWSRSAPELRKSVLLQLAELIRIHGAELAVLESLDSGKPIRDCLKEITVEVPATFQWYAELIDKSFGRVAPTGEEACALITREPIGVVGAVLPWNFPLLMAAWKLAPALASGCSVVVKPAEQTSLSLLRLAELATDAGLPAGVLNVLPGLGETTGRAIGLHGDIDAVSFTGSTEVGRLFLRYAAESNLKSIGLEMGGKSPFIVLDDAELSPELIENAVTAAFWNGGQNCSANMRQIIDRKRQEEYLHLVTERARALVVGDPLDPATELGPMVSAEHRRTVQGFVEAGHRDGARCVLASSPALQVQPGNFLGPTVFGDLGPQMTIAREEIFGPVLGVVPVDGPDHALAVANDSDYGLHATLYTRDLDRALFMSRRLACGTVAINGFTEGDLKTPFGGYKRSGSLARDKGLEAMGQYLQTKTTWISISAPLRQG, from the coding sequence ATGACCTTTGAGACCGCAGCCCATTACCGGGCCATCGCCGCCACATTGGCGCTGCCCGAAGGCGCCTTCATCGATGGCGCGCTTGCCCGCCCGGCCGATGGAGCGCTCCTGGAAACCGTCAACCCGGCAACCGGAGAGGCTTTGGGCACGATCGCCCATTGCCAGCCCATCGATGTCGACCGGGCCGTGGCCGCCGCCCGGCGCAGCTTTCGCGACGGCGGCTGGTCGCGCTCCGCGCCGGAACTGCGCAAGTCGGTGCTGCTGCAGCTCGCCGAGTTGATCCGCATCCACGGGGCCGAACTCGCCGTGCTGGAAAGCCTCGACAGCGGCAAGCCGATCCGGGATTGCCTGAAGGAGATCACGGTCGAGGTTCCCGCGACCTTCCAATGGTATGCCGAGCTGATCGACAAGAGCTTTGGCAGGGTCGCGCCCACCGGCGAAGAGGCCTGCGCCTTGATCACGCGCGAGCCGATCGGGGTGGTCGGCGCGGTGCTGCCCTGGAATTTCCCGCTGCTGATGGCGGCCTGGAAGCTAGCGCCGGCGCTCGCCAGCGGCTGCTCCGTCGTCGTCAAGCCGGCCGAGCAGACCTCGCTCTCGCTGCTGCGGCTGGCGGAGCTGGCGACTGATGCCGGTCTTCCCGCCGGCGTGCTCAATGTCCTGCCGGGTCTCGGCGAAACCACCGGACGGGCGATCGGCCTGCACGGCGATATCGACGCCGTCTCCTTTACCGGTTCGACCGAGGTCGGCCGGCTGTTCCTGCGCTATGCCGCAGAGAGCAACCTGAAATCGATCGGCCTCGAAATGGGCGGCAAGAGCCCCTTCATCGTGCTCGACGATGCCGAACTCTCGCCGGAGTTGATCGAGAACGCCGTGACCGCGGCCTTCTGGAATGGCGGCCAGAACTGCTCCGCCAATATGCGCCAGATCATCGATCGCAAGCGCCAGGAGGAATATCTCCATCTGGTCACCGAACGCGCCCGCGCGCTCGTCGTCGGAGATCCGCTCGATCCTGCAACCGAACTCGGCCCGATGGTCTCGGCCGAGCATCGCCGGACGGTGCAGGGCTTTGTCGAAGCCGGGCATCGCGACGGCGCGCGCTGCGTCCTCGCCTCCAGCCCGGCATTGCAGGTGCAGCCTGGGAACTTCCTCGGACCGACTGTTTTCGGCGACCTCGGCCCGCAGATGACGATCGCGCGTGAGGAGATCTTTGGCCCCGTGCTGGGCGTGGTCCCGGTCGATGGCCCGGATCACGCGCTGGCGGTCGCCAATGACAGCGATTACGGGCTGCACGCGACGCTCTACACCAGGGATCTCGACCGGGCGTTGTTCATGTCCCGGCGGTTGGCCTGCGGCACCGTCGCGATCAACGGCTTCACCGAAGGCGATCTCAAGACGCCCTTCGGCGGCTATAAGCGCTCGGGCTCGCTGGCCCGCGACAAGGGCCTGGAAGCCATGGGGCAGTATCTGCAGACGAAGACGACCTGGATCAGCATCAGCGCGCCGCTGCGCCAGGGCTGA
- a CDS encoding serine hydrolase gives MDSSTRAQIERFYDGTLRPDEMVATMSTDGGWFPSRTIPRSAKPSVLKRSGQALPKLAIQDHGTSFDLYDYLSVNRVAGLMVLRDGEVVEESYSLGIGPQTMWNSCSLAKSVAATLVGIALREGAIESLDDPVTRYAPLGGVYAQVSIRQLLRMASGIRWREDYTDPTSDRRQLLDIQMQWQTGGIARHMAGLPAETAPGQSWRYNTGESYLVSAVMEGATGTNLADYLSTRLWSRMGAEADATWWSESPDGMTVSGSGMHATMRDYARFGQFVLDGGRIGGVTLLPEGWTHEAGAAFPIGDKLIPYGYMWWIPVLDDPALKGTFQAEGIYGQYIHINPQKRLVVVVLSARSKPSFRQRLEINDDAFFAALARAL, from the coding sequence ATGGACAGCTCCACCCGCGCTCAGATCGAGCGCTTCTATGACGGCACCTTGCGGCCCGACGAGATGGTCGCGACGATGTCGACGGATGGCGGCTGGTTTCCCTCCCGGACCATCCCGCGCTCAGCAAAGCCATCCGTGCTGAAGCGATCCGGCCAGGCTTTGCCGAAGCTCGCGATCCAGGACCACGGAACGAGCTTCGATCTCTACGACTATCTCTCGGTCAACCGCGTCGCCGGGCTGATGGTGCTGCGCGATGGCGAGGTAGTCGAGGAGAGCTACTCGCTAGGCATCGGCCCGCAGACGATGTGGAATTCCTGCTCGCTCGCCAAATCGGTGGCCGCGACGCTGGTCGGCATCGCGCTGCGCGAGGGCGCGATCGAGAGCCTCGACGATCCGGTGACGCGCTATGCCCCGCTCGGCGGCGTCTATGCGCAGGTCTCGATCCGACAGCTCCTGCGCATGGCGTCGGGCATCCGCTGGCGCGAGGACTATACCGACCCGACCTCCGACCGCAGGCAGCTGCTGGACATCCAGATGCAGTGGCAGACAGGCGGCATCGCCCGCCACATGGCCGGCCTGCCCGCCGAGACGGCGCCGGGCCAGTCCTGGAGATACAATACTGGCGAATCCTACCTCGTCAGCGCGGTGATGGAAGGCGCGACCGGCACGAACCTCGCCGATTATCTCTCCACCCGGCTGTGGTCGCGCATGGGCGCGGAGGCCGACGCGACCTGGTGGTCGGAAAGCCCGGACGGCATGACCGTATCCGGAAGCGGCATGCACGCGACCATGCGTGATTACGCCCGTTTCGGGCAGTTCGTGCTGGATGGCGGGCGGATCGGCGGCGTGACGCTGCTGCCCGAGGGCTGGACCCATGAGGCGGGAGCGGCCTTCCCGATCGGCGATAAGCTCATCCCCTATGGCTATATGTGGTGGATCCCTGTCCTCGACGATCCCGCGCTCAAGGGCACCTTCCAGGCCGAGGGCATCTATGGCCAGTACATCCATATCAACCCGCAGAAGCGCCTCGTCGTCGTGGTGCTGAGCGCGCGCTCGAAGCCGAGCTTTCGCCAGCGTCTCGAGATCAATGACGACGCCTTCTTCGCCGCGCTGGCCCGCGCGCTATGA
- a CDS encoding peptide ABC transporter substrate-binding protein: protein MIDSKAGRGTSRRELLGLGLGAGAASLLGGLGGAYAQARPLVPPQKPRGQVIAGISQEPTVFNPLMPGSEVDQGVWWQLFNPLWSIDPQGRLVADLASEVPSVENGGLSADGLVWKIKLRRDVKWHDGTPFTAEDVKYTLDLINTPGFRVRNRVGHSLVREITVVAPDEIHWRMESAYSPYLSILALTFIVPRHILEKAQDPNTAPFNSAPVGTGAFRWGERVAGDHLLLQANPAHHGEGPYLERVVFKYIPDLTMLYTQFRTGQIDYLGLSGISAHFVKEAQGLRGRKLSLSPTAFIEHIALNLEFAPFADKAVREALYLGMNKQARIEALYYGLPVPTESFLPQQSWAYDPSLPAQRHDPAKANALLDAAGWARGSDGIRQKNGVRLEFANSTTVGNPGREQSQQLLMQDWRTLGVAMRINNMPGAVIWGEFWQKSKFESVMVGSNFMLGNDPDVTPRFSSKAIPAKAGSGLNTYQYQNPEIDRLLAEGASQFDQAQRKATYGKIQKIIRDDLVLLPIYQTVMAEGIKDGLQGFAANINCSSNCWNMRSWFWAS from the coding sequence ATGATCGATAGCAAGGCAGGCCGCGGCACGAGCCGCCGTGAACTTCTCGGCCTCGGGCTCGGCGCCGGAGCAGCCTCGCTGCTTGGCGGTCTCGGGGGCGCATATGCGCAGGCCCGCCCATTGGTGCCGCCGCAAAAGCCGCGCGGCCAAGTGATCGCGGGCATCTCGCAGGAACCGACCGTCTTCAATCCGCTGATGCCGGGCAGCGAGGTCGACCAGGGCGTCTGGTGGCAGCTCTTCAACCCGCTCTGGTCGATCGATCCACAGGGCAGGCTCGTCGCCGATCTCGCGAGCGAGGTCCCGAGCGTCGAAAATGGTGGGCTGTCCGCCGATGGGCTGGTCTGGAAGATCAAGCTGCGCCGGGACGTGAAATGGCATGACGGTACGCCGTTCACGGCCGAGGACGTCAAATACACGCTCGACCTGATCAATACGCCCGGCTTCAGGGTCCGCAACCGCGTCGGCCACAGCCTCGTCAGGGAGATCACCGTCGTCGCGCCCGACGAGATCCATTGGCGCATGGAGAGCGCCTATTCGCCCTATCTCTCGATCCTGGCGCTGACCTTCATCGTGCCCAGGCACATCCTGGAGAAGGCGCAGGATCCCAACACCGCGCCGTTCAACAGCGCACCCGTCGGCACCGGCGCCTTCCGCTGGGGCGAGCGCGTCGCGGGCGACCATCTGCTGCTCCAGGCCAACCCGGCCCATCACGGCGAGGGCCCCTATCTCGAGCGGGTCGTCTTCAAATACATCCCCGACCTGACGATGCTCTACACGCAGTTCCGGACCGGGCAGATCGACTATCTCGGGCTCAGCGGCATCTCCGCCCATTTCGTCAAGGAGGCGCAAGGCCTGCGCGGCCGCAAGCTCTCGCTCTCGCCGACCGCCTTCATCGAGCATATCGCGCTCAACCTCGAATTCGCCCCCTTCGCCGACAAGGCGGTCCGGGAAGCGCTCTATCTCGGCATGAACAAGCAGGCGCGGATCGAGGCCTTGTATTACGGCCTTCCCGTGCCGACCGAGTCCTTCCTGCCGCAGCAATCCTGGGCCTATGATCCCAGCCTGCCGGCGCAACGCCATGATCCGGCCAAAGCCAATGCGCTGCTCGATGCTGCCGGCTGGGCCCGTGGCTCCGACGGCATCCGGCAGAAAAACGGCGTGCGCCTCGAATTCGCCAACTCGACCACGGTCGGCAATCCCGGCCGCGAGCAGTCGCAGCAGCTCCTGATGCAGGATTGGCGGACGCTTGGCGTCGCCATGCGCATCAACAACATGCCGGGCGCCGTGATCTGGGGCGAGTTCTGGCAGAAGTCGAAATTCGAATCCGTGATGGTCGGCTCGAACTTCATGCTCGGCAACGACCCGGACGTGACGCCGCGCTTCAGCAGCAAGGCGATCCCGGCCAAGGCCGGCAGCGGCCTGAACACCTATCAGTACCAGAACCCCGAGATCGACCGACTGCTGGCCGAGGGCGCGAGCCAGTTCGACCAGGCGCAGCGCAAGGCGACCTATGGCAAGATCCAGAAGATCATCCGCGACGATCTCGTCCTGCTGCCGATCTACCAGACGGTGATGGCCGAAGGCATCAAGGACGGGCTGCAGGGCTTCGCCGCCAATATCAACTGCTCCTCGAATTGCTGGAACATGCGCAGCTGGTTCTGGGCTTCGTGA
- a CDS encoding RidA family protein, with protein MSDTRPSAGGRRLISSGSEFEQTYSYSRAVVVGHHVMLSGTTGYDYASSTLAKGAREQTLQLFRNASAAFSQAGATLADVVRVRMYLSQAEHYEEIMAVFAETFRGVNPACTTVEAGLFDPEIFVEMDMDAILDVRA; from the coding sequence ATGAGCGACACCAGACCATCAGCGGGCGGGCGGCGCCTGATATCCTCGGGCAGTGAATTCGAGCAGACCTATAGCTACAGCCGGGCCGTGGTCGTCGGGCACCATGTCATGCTCTCGGGCACGACCGGCTACGACTACGCCTCGAGCACGCTGGCCAAGGGCGCGCGCGAACAGACCCTGCAGCTCTTCCGCAATGCCTCGGCGGCCTTTTCGCAGGCCGGCGCGACGCTCGCCGATGTCGTGCGGGTGCGGATGTATCTTTCGCAGGCCGAGCACTACGAAGAGATCATGGCCGTCTTCGCCGAGACTTTTCGGGGCGTGAACCCGGCCTGCACGACGGTCGAGGCCGGGCTGTTCGACCCGGAGATCTTCGTCGAGATGGACATGGATGCCATCCTCGATGTCCGCGCTTAG
- a CDS encoding ABC transporter permease codes for MIPFLLRRLWQSLILLTIVSMIGFAILYLAPGGPMSQFAQSAQMSQEDLDRIARQLGLDRPLPVQYWDWLLRMLSGDWGRSFRDNSPVWSVIGSHLRATFELMAVSTLIAIALGCWIGILGAIRRYSIFDMVATVGAMVALSIPTFWFGLIAIYLFSVQLGWLPAGNRQTIGDGSFLDVAHHLIAPALVLALVETAIWARFMRSAMLDVIGQDYIRTARAKGLPEQAVLRGHAMRNALLPLITLAGLQFPTLLGGALVTETVFTWPGMGRLFLDSVEYRDYPVVMGILMFSAVMVLLGSLLADMLYAVADPRIRMG; via the coding sequence ATGATCCCCTTTCTCCTGAGGCGGCTCTGGCAGTCCCTCATCCTGCTGACCATCGTCTCGATGATCGGCTTTGCGATCCTCTATCTCGCGCCGGGCGGGCCGATGTCGCAATTCGCCCAGTCCGCCCAGATGTCGCAGGAGGATCTCGACCGCATCGCTCGCCAGCTCGGGCTCGATCGGCCCTTGCCGGTGCAGTACTGGGACTGGCTGCTGCGCATGCTGAGCGGCGACTGGGGCCGCTCCTTCCGCGACAACAGCCCGGTCTGGAGCGTCATCGGCTCGCATCTGCGCGCCACCTTCGAGCTGATGGCTGTCTCGACGCTGATCGCCATCGCGCTTGGCTGCTGGATCGGCATCCTCGGCGCGATCCGGCGCTATTCCATCTTCGACATGGTGGCGACCGTCGGCGCCATGGTGGCGCTTTCGATCCCGACCTTCTGGTTCGGGCTGATCGCGATCTACCTGTTCTCGGTACAGCTCGGCTGGCTGCCGGCCGGCAATCGCCAGACCATCGGCGACGGCTCCTTTCTCGATGTCGCGCATCATCTGATCGCGCCGGCGCTCGTGCTGGCGCTGGTCGAGACCGCGATCTGGGCCCGCTTCATGCGCTCGGCCATGCTCGACGTGATCGGCCAGGACTATATCCGGACCGCCCGCGCCAAGGGCTTGCCGGAGCAGGCGGTGCTGCGCGGCCATGCGATGCGCAATGCGCTGCTGCCGCTGATCACGCTGGCGGGCCTGCAGTTCCCGACGCTGCTCGGCGGCGCGCTGGTGACGGAGACGGTCTTCACCTGGCCGGGAATGGGGCGGCTCTTCCTCGATTCCGTGGAATATCGCGACTATCCCGTGGTCATGGGCATCCTGATGTTCTCGGCCGTGATGGTCCTGCTCGGGTCGCTGCTGGCCGACATGCTCTACGCGGTGGCTGATCCGCGCATCCGGATGGGCTGA
- a CDS encoding FAD-binding oxidoreductase — MQVDVIIIGGGIAGASAAYFLSAHGSVAVIEREEHFSYHSSGRTAAQFTVGISATTMRKMAQASRAFLETPPEGFTDHPIMTPRGCLTVAKAGQEAALIRLRDNLHSVGARADYLDGPAALAHFPALVADKVDAGVYEPDAMDIDVNALLQGYLRGAKANGATLLTKADIQSIRREGEFWSVRLGDRELRAPLLLNAAGAWVDEVTRLAGLGALGVVPHRRTAFTFALQSGFDTRDWPHVSNVGYGWYVKPETGCLMGSLADAVPTEPGDVYPDDMDVAQAIENIEQDTLLRVGRPLSQWAGLRSFVADKNPVAGTRPDAPGFYWLAGQGGCGILTSPAMGQAIAAIMDGRDLPSKFGELGVTEADLSPMRDGLRRAA; from the coding sequence ATGCAGGTTGACGTCATCATCATCGGCGGCGGGATAGCGGGCGCGTCAGCCGCCTATTTCCTCTCCGCCCATGGCTCGGTCGCCGTGATCGAGCGTGAGGAGCATTTCAGCTATCACAGCTCCGGCCGCACCGCGGCGCAGTTCACCGTCGGGATCAGCGCCACGACGATGCGCAAGATGGCGCAGGCGAGCCGCGCCTTCCTGGAGACGCCGCCCGAGGGCTTCACCGATCACCCGATCATGACGCCGCGCGGTTGCCTGACAGTCGCGAAGGCGGGCCAGGAGGCGGCGCTCATCCGCCTGCGCGACAATCTCCACTCCGTCGGCGCCCGCGCCGACTATCTCGACGGCCCCGCCGCGCTCGCGCATTTCCCGGCCTTGGTCGCCGACAAGGTCGATGCCGGCGTCTACGAGCCCGACGCGATGGATATCGACGTCAACGCCTTGCTGCAGGGCTATCTGCGCGGTGCGAAGGCCAATGGCGCCACGCTCCTGACGAAGGCCGATATCCAGTCGATCCGCCGCGAGGGCGAGTTCTGGTCGGTGCGCCTGGGCGATCGCGAGCTGCGCGCCCCGCTGCTGCTCAATGCGGCCGGCGCCTGGGTCGACGAGGTCACGCGGCTCGCCGGCCTTGGCGCGTTGGGCGTGGTGCCGCACCGGCGCACCGCCTTTACCTTCGCGCTGCAGTCCGGCTTCGATACGCGCGACTGGCCACATGTCAGCAATGTCGGCTACGGCTGGTATGTGAAGCCGGAAACCGGCTGCCTGATGGGCAGCCTGGCTGACGCAGTGCCGACCGAGCCGGGCGATGTCTATCCCGACGACATGGATGTCGCCCAGGCGATCGAGAATATCGAGCAGGATACGCTTTTGCGGGTCGGCCGGCCGCTGAGCCAATGGGCGGGCCTGCGCAGCTTCGTCGCCGACAAGAACCCGGTGGCCGGCACGCGCCCGGACGCGCCGGGCTTCTACTGGCTGGCGGGGCAGGGCGGTTGCGGCATTCTGACCTCACCGGCCATGGGGCAGGCGATCGCCGCGATCATGGATGGCCGTGACCTGCCGTCGAAATTCGGCGAACTCGGCGTCACCGAGGCTGATCTTTCGCCGATGCGGGACGGGTTGCGGCGGGCGGCCTGA
- a CDS encoding TAXI family TRAP transporter solute-binding subunit has product MNISISRLLLITAAAFALLTAGVVGYLLWSQPRHLRVAAGPRDGIDAKLLIAFNRLLDVNHAGARLDLVATADMHESNRLLERRDVDMAVMRLDDPLPTGAALVALLRTTLVIAAAPARHKLETLADAKGKRLGLVSRSPLDEPSFVRLLDLLGITPADVHLTIVKPEDVARLIASGQLDCVVVLGVPADPVVRDVVAAVGDKRKNPPTILSVELGEALKQNTPAASSETIEKNAFPRLSIPDDDVDTVGVPIVLAANRAATGPMRVRLYNNAIMEVTRGLLERRSELAREVPLASLITAPDSEKDARFPVHPGTAAYLEDTDTSWSTLFSEQIWNVVLVGGVVSSMLAAAGGFLHQGGPDPVGGILYRLKDITERAGASTDPADAPGLSHELGVLAIDMATLGYKRHCSYEEFAPLQLAYESARDAVAALRAGPPPTARGNVASEAAIRSASLQRERSP; this is encoded by the coding sequence ATGAACATCTCGATTTCGCGTCTCCTGCTGATCACCGCAGCGGCGTTCGCGCTGCTCACCGCGGGTGTCGTGGGCTATCTCTTATGGTCGCAGCCCCGGCATTTGCGCGTCGCGGCAGGCCCCAGGGACGGGATCGATGCCAAGCTGCTGATCGCCTTCAATCGCCTGCTCGACGTCAACCATGCCGGGGCGCGCCTGGATCTGGTCGCGACAGCCGATATGCACGAGAGCAATCGGTTGCTGGAGAGACGCGACGTCGATATGGCCGTCATGCGGCTCGACGATCCATTGCCAACCGGGGCGGCGCTGGTCGCATTGCTGCGCACCACTCTCGTGATCGCCGCGGCACCGGCCCGGCACAAGCTGGAGACGCTCGCCGATGCAAAGGGCAAGCGCCTCGGTCTCGTCTCCCGCTCACCGCTCGACGAGCCATCTTTCGTTCGGCTGCTCGACCTGTTGGGCATCACGCCGGCAGATGTTCACCTGACGATCGTGAAGCCCGAGGACGTCGCCAGGCTCATCGCCAGCGGACAGCTCGATTGTGTCGTCGTGCTCGGCGTCCCGGCCGATCCCGTGGTCAGGGACGTGGTCGCCGCGGTGGGCGACAAGAGGAAGAATCCCCCGACGATCCTCAGTGTCGAGCTTGGCGAAGCTCTGAAGCAGAATACCCCGGCCGCCAGCTCCGAAACGATCGAGAAGAACGCATTTCCTCGCCTGTCCATTCCCGATGACGACGTCGACACGGTCGGAGTTCCAATCGTGCTTGCCGCCAATCGCGCAGCAACCGGCCCGATGCGCGTGCGGCTCTACAACAACGCGATCATGGAGGTGACGCGCGGCCTGCTCGAACGGCGCAGCGAGCTGGCGCGCGAGGTGCCGCTTGCCAGCCTGATCACAGCGCCGGACAGCGAGAAGGATGCACGTTTTCCGGTTCACCCCGGCACCGCCGCCTATCTGGAAGATACCGACACGAGCTGGTCGACCCTCTTCAGTGAGCAGATCTGGAATGTCGTGCTGGTCGGAGGGGTCGTCAGTTCGATGCTCGCCGCCGCCGGCGGCTTCCTCCACCAGGGCGGTCCCGATCCTGTCGGCGGGATCCTGTATCGCCTGAAGGACATCACGGAACGCGCCGGAGCCTCGACCGATCCAGCCGACGCGCCAGGGCTGTCTCATGAGCTCGGCGTCCTTGCGATCGACATGGCAACCCTCGGCTACAAGCGCCATTGCAGCTACGAGGAGTTTGCGCCGCTGCAACTCGCCTATGAGAGCGCTCGGGACGCTGTCGCCGCACTGCGCGCCGGGCCACCGCCCACGGCTCGCGGCAATGTGGCATCCGAGGCCGCTATACGATCTGCGTCACTGCAACGGGAGCGCAGCCCATGA